A genomic region of Melanotaenia boesemani isolate fMelBoe1 chromosome 21, fMelBoe1.pri, whole genome shotgun sequence contains the following coding sequences:
- the arsg gene encoding arylsulfatase G isoform X4, producing MADVLTMLLLPGMLICGLLFHALSQQEAGVKLKKKLNFIIILADDIGWGDLDVNQPEGKANNTPYLNLMAQQGLRLTDFHSPASTCSPSRAAILTGRYGLRNGVTHNFAVNSVAGLPLSEITLPQLLQRSGYYTAMIGKWHLGHNGPYSPTNRGFDYYLGIPYSNDMGCTDRPGYNLPHCLPCSSSGPQVISRLRRSVHEGCYSELGLPLIENSSIVEQPLDLWTLTELYKSAALRIIHNARAQGQPYLLYIALAHMHVPLAPPLSSDLPNAAHFPSEDVYAFSLREMDGLVGAVKSASDDTDKDNTLIWFTGDNGPWEQKCQYAGSVGPFKGKWQTNKGGGSAKRTTWEGGHRVPTVVYWPGRIHANTSSSALLSGMDIFPTLLSLAGVTLPSDRRYDGIDATNILLNHKHTGHEFLFHPNSGAAGKFGDLQTVRAGKHKAFYITGAGKCK from the exons GACGTCTTAACTATGTTGCTCCTGCCTGGGATGCTGATATGTGGCCTGCTGTTTCATGCACTGTCCCAACAAGAAGCTggggttaaattaaaaaagaagctgaatTTCATCATCATACTGGCTGATGATATAGGCTGGGGAGACCTAGATGTTAACCAACCTGAGGGGAAGGCAAACAACACTCCTTACCTCAACCTGATGGCCCAGCAAGGACTAAG ACTGACAGACTTCCACTCACCTGCGTCAACATGCTCCCCATCCCGTGCTGCTATCCTGACAGGCCGTTATGGTCTGAGAAACGGGGTGACTCATAACTTTGCAGTGAATTCTGTTGCTGGTCTGCCTCTGTCTGAAATCACCTTACCCCAGCTTCTGCAGAGGTCGGGTTATTACACAGCCATGATTGGGAAATGGCATCTTGGACACAATGGACCATACAGTCCAACTAACAGAG GTTTTGACTACTACCTAGGTATTCCCTACAGTAATGACATGGGGTGTACTGACAGACCAGGATATAATCTGCCCCATTGCCTCCCTTGTAGTTCATCTGGACCTCAAGTGATCAG CAGGCTGAGGAGGAGTGTGCATGAAGGTTGTTATTCAGAGCTAGGCCTCCCTCTGATTGAAAACAGCAGCATTGTGGAGCAGCCACTTGACCTGTGGACACTAACAGAACTATACAAATCTGCTGCACTTAGGATTATACACAATGCAAG AGCACAAGGACAACCATATCTGCTTTACATAGCACTGGCTCACATGCACGTCCCATTGGCCCCTCCGCTCTCTTCAGATCTCCCGAATGCTGCCCACTTCCCCAGTGAGGACGTATATGCTTTCAGTCTGCGAGAGATGGATGGTCTGGTTGGGGCAGTGAAGTCCGCCTCCGATGATACAGATAAAGACAATACTCTGATATGGTTCACTG GTGACAACGGTCCTTGGGAACAGAAGTGCCAGTATGCTGGAAGTGTTGGACCTTTCAAAGGAAAATGGCAGACCAACAAAG GTGGCGGTTCAGCTAAGCGAACCACCTGGGAGGGAGGTCATAGAGTTCCCACAGTGGTGTATTGGCCTGGGAGGATCCATGCAAACACCAGCAGCTCAGCCCTGCTCAG TGGTATGGACATCTTCCCAACTCTTCTGTCCCTGGCAGGTGTAACACTGCCCTCAGACAGACGTTATGATGGCATTGATGCCACAAATATCCTCCTGAATCATAAACATACTGGTCATGag TTTCTGTTCCACCCCAACAGTGGTGCTGCAGGAAAGTTCGGGGACCTGCAGACTGTGCGAGCTGGGAAACACAAAGCTTTCTACATTACAGGTGCTGGCAAATGCAAGTGA
- the arsg gene encoding arylsulfatase G isoform X2: MADVLTMLLLPGMLICGLLFHALSQQEAGVKLKKKLNFIIILADDIGWGDLDVNQPEGKANNTPYLNLMAQQGLRLTDFHSPASTCSPSRAAILTGRYGLRNGVTHNFAVNSVAGLPLSEITLPQLLQRSGYYTAMIGKWHLGHNGPYSPTNRGFDYYLGIPYSNDMGCTDRPGYNLPHCLPCSSSGPQVIRLRRSVHEGCYSELGLPLIENSSIVEQPLDLWTLTELYKSAALRIIHNARAQGQPYLLYIALAHMHVPLAPPLSSDLPNAAHFPSEDVYAFSLREMDGLVGAVKSASDDTDKDNTLIWFTGDNGPWEQKCQYAGSVGPFKGKWQTNKGGGSAKRTTWEGGHRVPTVVYWPGRIHANTSSSALLSGMDIFPTLLSLAGVTLPSDRRYDGIDATNILLNHKHTGHEFLFHPNSGAAGKFGDLQTVRAGKHKAFYITGAAEACGGGTGQQQLHDPPLIFDLEREEAEETPLQVETPEYQAAVQKIARGREQVLWDIATDKSVSTADYSMDKSAAPCCNQRQAVCRCCTLV, encoded by the exons GACGTCTTAACTATGTTGCTCCTGCCTGGGATGCTGATATGTGGCCTGCTGTTTCATGCACTGTCCCAACAAGAAGCTggggttaaattaaaaaagaagctgaatTTCATCATCATACTGGCTGATGATATAGGCTGGGGAGACCTAGATGTTAACCAACCTGAGGGGAAGGCAAACAACACTCCTTACCTCAACCTGATGGCCCAGCAAGGACTAAG ACTGACAGACTTCCACTCACCTGCGTCAACATGCTCCCCATCCCGTGCTGCTATCCTGACAGGCCGTTATGGTCTGAGAAACGGGGTGACTCATAACTTTGCAGTGAATTCTGTTGCTGGTCTGCCTCTGTCTGAAATCACCTTACCCCAGCTTCTGCAGAGGTCGGGTTATTACACAGCCATGATTGGGAAATGGCATCTTGGACACAATGGACCATACAGTCCAACTAACAGAG GTTTTGACTACTACCTAGGTATTCCCTACAGTAATGACATGGGGTGTACTGACAGACCAGGATATAATCTGCCCCATTGCCTCCCTTGTAGTTCATCTGGACCTCAAGTGATCAG GCTGAGGAGGAGTGTGCATGAAGGTTGTTATTCAGAGCTAGGCCTCCCTCTGATTGAAAACAGCAGCATTGTGGAGCAGCCACTTGACCTGTGGACACTAACAGAACTATACAAATCTGCTGCACTTAGGATTATACACAATGCAAG AGCACAAGGACAACCATATCTGCTTTACATAGCACTGGCTCACATGCACGTCCCATTGGCCCCTCCGCTCTCTTCAGATCTCCCGAATGCTGCCCACTTCCCCAGTGAGGACGTATATGCTTTCAGTCTGCGAGAGATGGATGGTCTGGTTGGGGCAGTGAAGTCCGCCTCCGATGATACAGATAAAGACAATACTCTGATATGGTTCACTG GTGACAACGGTCCTTGGGAACAGAAGTGCCAGTATGCTGGAAGTGTTGGACCTTTCAAAGGAAAATGGCAGACCAACAAAG GTGGCGGTTCAGCTAAGCGAACCACCTGGGAGGGAGGTCATAGAGTTCCCACAGTGGTGTATTGGCCTGGGAGGATCCATGCAAACACCAGCAGCTCAGCCCTGCTCAG TGGTATGGACATCTTCCCAACTCTTCTGTCCCTGGCAGGTGTAACACTGCCCTCAGACAGACGTTATGATGGCATTGATGCCACAAATATCCTCCTGAATCATAAACATACTGGTCATGag TTTCTGTTCCACCCCAACAGTGGTGCTGCAGGAAAGTTCGGGGACCTGCAGACTGTGCGAGCTGGGAAACACAAAGCTTTCTACATTACAG GTGCAGCAGAGGCATGTGGTGGTGGAACAGGGCAGCAGCAACTCCATGACCCACCGCTCATATTTGATCTGGAGcgtgaggaggctgaggaaacGCCCCTGCAGGTCGAGACACCTGAATACCAGGCTGCTGTGCAGAAGATCGCTCGTGGTAGGGAGCAGGTTTTATGGGACATCGCCACTGACAAGTCAGTGTCCACAGCAGACTACAGCATGGACAAATCAGCCGCACCGTGCTGCAATCAAAGACAGGCTGTTTGTCGATGTTGCACGCTGGTTTGA
- the arsg gene encoding arylsulfatase G isoform X1, translated as MADVLTMLLLPGMLICGLLFHALSQQEAGVKLKKKLNFIIILADDIGWGDLDVNQPEGKANNTPYLNLMAQQGLRLTDFHSPASTCSPSRAAILTGRYGLRNGVTHNFAVNSVAGLPLSEITLPQLLQRSGYYTAMIGKWHLGHNGPYSPTNRGFDYYLGIPYSNDMGCTDRPGYNLPHCLPCSSSGPQVISRLRRSVHEGCYSELGLPLIENSSIVEQPLDLWTLTELYKSAALRIIHNARAQGQPYLLYIALAHMHVPLAPPLSSDLPNAAHFPSEDVYAFSLREMDGLVGAVKSASDDTDKDNTLIWFTGDNGPWEQKCQYAGSVGPFKGKWQTNKGGGSAKRTTWEGGHRVPTVVYWPGRIHANTSSSALLSGMDIFPTLLSLAGVTLPSDRRYDGIDATNILLNHKHTGHEFLFHPNSGAAGKFGDLQTVRAGKHKAFYITGAAEACGGGTGQQQLHDPPLIFDLEREEAEETPLQVETPEYQAAVQKIARGREQVLWDIATDKSVSTADYSMDKSAAPCCNQRQAVCRCCTLV; from the exons GACGTCTTAACTATGTTGCTCCTGCCTGGGATGCTGATATGTGGCCTGCTGTTTCATGCACTGTCCCAACAAGAAGCTggggttaaattaaaaaagaagctgaatTTCATCATCATACTGGCTGATGATATAGGCTGGGGAGACCTAGATGTTAACCAACCTGAGGGGAAGGCAAACAACACTCCTTACCTCAACCTGATGGCCCAGCAAGGACTAAG ACTGACAGACTTCCACTCACCTGCGTCAACATGCTCCCCATCCCGTGCTGCTATCCTGACAGGCCGTTATGGTCTGAGAAACGGGGTGACTCATAACTTTGCAGTGAATTCTGTTGCTGGTCTGCCTCTGTCTGAAATCACCTTACCCCAGCTTCTGCAGAGGTCGGGTTATTACACAGCCATGATTGGGAAATGGCATCTTGGACACAATGGACCATACAGTCCAACTAACAGAG GTTTTGACTACTACCTAGGTATTCCCTACAGTAATGACATGGGGTGTACTGACAGACCAGGATATAATCTGCCCCATTGCCTCCCTTGTAGTTCATCTGGACCTCAAGTGATCAG CAGGCTGAGGAGGAGTGTGCATGAAGGTTGTTATTCAGAGCTAGGCCTCCCTCTGATTGAAAACAGCAGCATTGTGGAGCAGCCACTTGACCTGTGGACACTAACAGAACTATACAAATCTGCTGCACTTAGGATTATACACAATGCAAG AGCACAAGGACAACCATATCTGCTTTACATAGCACTGGCTCACATGCACGTCCCATTGGCCCCTCCGCTCTCTTCAGATCTCCCGAATGCTGCCCACTTCCCCAGTGAGGACGTATATGCTTTCAGTCTGCGAGAGATGGATGGTCTGGTTGGGGCAGTGAAGTCCGCCTCCGATGATACAGATAAAGACAATACTCTGATATGGTTCACTG GTGACAACGGTCCTTGGGAACAGAAGTGCCAGTATGCTGGAAGTGTTGGACCTTTCAAAGGAAAATGGCAGACCAACAAAG GTGGCGGTTCAGCTAAGCGAACCACCTGGGAGGGAGGTCATAGAGTTCCCACAGTGGTGTATTGGCCTGGGAGGATCCATGCAAACACCAGCAGCTCAGCCCTGCTCAG TGGTATGGACATCTTCCCAACTCTTCTGTCCCTGGCAGGTGTAACACTGCCCTCAGACAGACGTTATGATGGCATTGATGCCACAAATATCCTCCTGAATCATAAACATACTGGTCATGag TTTCTGTTCCACCCCAACAGTGGTGCTGCAGGAAAGTTCGGGGACCTGCAGACTGTGCGAGCTGGGAAACACAAAGCTTTCTACATTACAG GTGCAGCAGAGGCATGTGGTGGTGGAACAGGGCAGCAGCAACTCCATGACCCACCGCTCATATTTGATCTGGAGcgtgaggaggctgaggaaacGCCCCTGCAGGTCGAGACACCTGAATACCAGGCTGCTGTGCAGAAGATCGCTCGTGGTAGGGAGCAGGTTTTATGGGACATCGCCACTGACAAGTCAGTGTCCACAGCAGACTACAGCATGGACAAATCAGCCGCACCGTGCTGCAATCAAAGACAGGCTGTTTGTCGATGTTGCACGCTGGTTTGA
- the arsg gene encoding arylsulfatase G isoform X3: MADVLTMLLLPGMLICGLLFHALSQQEAGVKLKKKLNFIIILADDIGWGDLDVNQPEGKANNTPYLNLMAQQGLRLTDFHSPASTCSPSRAAILTGRYGLRNGVTHNFAVNSVAGLPLSEITLPQLLQRSGYYTAMIGKWHLGHNGPYSPTNRGFDYYLGIPYSNDMGCTDRPGYNLPHCLPCSSSGPQVISRLRRSVHEGCYSELGLPLIENSSIVEQPLDLWTLTELYKSAALRIIHNARAQGQPYLLYIALAHMHVPLAPPLSSDLPNAAHFPSEDVYAFSLREMDGLVGAVKSASDDTDKDNTLIWFTGDNGPWEQKCQYAGSVGPFKGKWQTNKGGGSAKRTTWEGGHRVPTVVYWPGRIHANTSSSALLSGMDIFPTLLSLAGVTLPSDRRYDGIDATNILLNHKHTGHEFLFHPNSGAAGKFGDLQTVRAGKHKAFYITGAGKCKCSRGMWWWNRAAATP; this comes from the exons GACGTCTTAACTATGTTGCTCCTGCCTGGGATGCTGATATGTGGCCTGCTGTTTCATGCACTGTCCCAACAAGAAGCTggggttaaattaaaaaagaagctgaatTTCATCATCATACTGGCTGATGATATAGGCTGGGGAGACCTAGATGTTAACCAACCTGAGGGGAAGGCAAACAACACTCCTTACCTCAACCTGATGGCCCAGCAAGGACTAAG ACTGACAGACTTCCACTCACCTGCGTCAACATGCTCCCCATCCCGTGCTGCTATCCTGACAGGCCGTTATGGTCTGAGAAACGGGGTGACTCATAACTTTGCAGTGAATTCTGTTGCTGGTCTGCCTCTGTCTGAAATCACCTTACCCCAGCTTCTGCAGAGGTCGGGTTATTACACAGCCATGATTGGGAAATGGCATCTTGGACACAATGGACCATACAGTCCAACTAACAGAG GTTTTGACTACTACCTAGGTATTCCCTACAGTAATGACATGGGGTGTACTGACAGACCAGGATATAATCTGCCCCATTGCCTCCCTTGTAGTTCATCTGGACCTCAAGTGATCAG CAGGCTGAGGAGGAGTGTGCATGAAGGTTGTTATTCAGAGCTAGGCCTCCCTCTGATTGAAAACAGCAGCATTGTGGAGCAGCCACTTGACCTGTGGACACTAACAGAACTATACAAATCTGCTGCACTTAGGATTATACACAATGCAAG AGCACAAGGACAACCATATCTGCTTTACATAGCACTGGCTCACATGCACGTCCCATTGGCCCCTCCGCTCTCTTCAGATCTCCCGAATGCTGCCCACTTCCCCAGTGAGGACGTATATGCTTTCAGTCTGCGAGAGATGGATGGTCTGGTTGGGGCAGTGAAGTCCGCCTCCGATGATACAGATAAAGACAATACTCTGATATGGTTCACTG GTGACAACGGTCCTTGGGAACAGAAGTGCCAGTATGCTGGAAGTGTTGGACCTTTCAAAGGAAAATGGCAGACCAACAAAG GTGGCGGTTCAGCTAAGCGAACCACCTGGGAGGGAGGTCATAGAGTTCCCACAGTGGTGTATTGGCCTGGGAGGATCCATGCAAACACCAGCAGCTCAGCCCTGCTCAG TGGTATGGACATCTTCCCAACTCTTCTGTCCCTGGCAGGTGTAACACTGCCCTCAGACAGACGTTATGATGGCATTGATGCCACAAATATCCTCCTGAATCATAAACATACTGGTCATGag TTTCTGTTCCACCCCAACAGTGGTGCTGCAGGAAAGTTCGGGGACCTGCAGACTGTGCGAGCTGGGAAACACAAAGCTTTCTACATTACAGGTGCTGGCAAATGCAA GTGCAGCAGAGGCATGTGGTGGTGGAACAGGGCAGCAGCAACTCCATGA